AGGAGTATTAATAATTGAAATTAAGTAAAGAAACTGAATATGGGATTCGAGGGCTCATTTTTTTAGCTAACTATCAAAACGAAGGCCTAGTCCAGGTTAAGAAAATAGCTCAAGAAGAAGGTTTGCCTCAGCCACTGCTTGCAAGAACTTTCCACCAGCTGGCACGCGCAGAAATTGTGACCTCTTTTAAGGGAAGAAAAAAAGGATTCAGTCTATCTAAACCTCCTGAAGAAATTTTTTTGACAGATATTATTACTGCAATAGAAGGCCCTGATATATTCAACCGGTGTATCTTCTGGAGTGAGAATTGCTATGGTCC
The sequence above is drawn from the Acidobacteriota bacterium genome and encodes:
- a CDS encoding Rrf2 family transcriptional regulator, whose amino-acid sequence is MKLSKETEYGIRGLIFLANYQNEGLVQVKKIAQEEGLPQPLLARTFHQLARAEIVTSFKGRKKGFSLSKPPEEIFLTDIITAIEGPDIFNRCIFWSENCYGPENPCPLHFTWSRIKESFVTFFQRITLADLVKINLEKQSFSKKKGL